The genomic interval TTAGGGTGAAAAAAACCCGGCAGGTAAAAGGAGGATAAACCCTGCCGGGATCGGGCCTCGAAGCCCTTGAAAAAAAAGGAGGCATATCCGGAACCGTGCTCATTCAGTCGCCTGATATACACACATAAAAATCGTACCGGTCTAAACGTTACATCATCGGACGCTGTTTTGCAAATTTTCCGCGCGATTCAAGAATTTTTTTAAGGCGGCCGGCTCTCCTTCGATCGCGTGTTTCGCTCATTCGCGGAGGATGCTCTGCCGATACTCATGGCATGAGTGCTACACGTAGAATCCGCTTTGCATCCAGACGATTATCCGCGTTCCGCCCGGCGGCGGTTGCGCTGTTGTTCGCGCTTTCCGGCTTTCGGCTGGAAGCGGAGGTATTCCGGTTTCAATACAGCGAGGGAGACTCCTATCGAATCAACTCCCTCGTGCAGGAAAAGGTGTACGTGAACCGCGCGATTTCGCACGCGGCGGAAATAACGAACCGGATCACCGTCCGGGTGTCCGACGTGCGCGAAAACGAGGGCAGGGTCTCGGCTTTTCACGACTGCGTTTTCCAGACGAGCGAGCGGACGACGAACAAGAGCTTCTCCTGGGGCCGGGAGTACCAAAGCGGCTTTCGCAGGGACGAGCTGGGCGTCTACGATATAGACGACAGCCACTTTATGCCGGTGGTCAGAAACGTTCCAACCTTTCCGGACGGCGACGTCCAGCCGGGCGAAACATGGAAGGGAACCGGAGAGGAGGCGCACGACCTCCGGGATCGGTTCGGCATCGAGACGCCCTTCCGCGCGCCGTTCGCCGTGACCTACACCTATGTCGGGCCGACCGAACTTGAAGGAAAGAAGCTCCACCTGATCCGCGCCGAATACAGCATCTTTTTCGATACGCCGGCCGAACTGAGGGGCAAGGAGCGGACCGACGGAGACTACCCGGTGCTGACCATGGGGTATTCGAGGCAGCAGCTCTACTGGGACAACGAA from Teretinema zuelzerae carries:
- a CDS encoding OmpA family protein, which produces MSATRRIRFASRRLSAFRPAAVALLFALSGFRLEAEVFRFQYSEGDSYRINSLVQEKVYVNRAISHAAEITNRITVRVSDVRENEGRVSAFHDCVFQTSERTTNKSFSWGREYQSGFRRDELGVYDIDDSHFMPVVRNVPTFPDGDVQPGETWKGTGEEAHDLRDRFGIETPFRAPFAVTYTYVGPTELEGKKLHLIRAEYSIFFDTPAELRGKERTDGDYPVLTMGYSRQQLYWDNEQGYLPYYNEDFSIQLKLASGTVYEFRGTAEATVTEIKAMNRKQIVQEMNDEISKMGLSNVSAEDTPEGIMLSIENIQFEADSARLMAQEKEKILRIAALLERYPDKELLISGHTALAGTAAARQKLSEERADAVARFLVENGVRSEYNVYTRGFGAEKPLVPNTSEDNRARNRRVEITILEK